The nucleotide sequence TCAGGCCGATGGAGTTCACGCCGAACAGCAGACTGAACATCTGCGGCGACGCCCCGTAGATCTCCTGCACCACGAACGGCGAGGCCGACACGTACGCGAACAGCGCGGCGAAGGCGAGCCCGCCCGACAGCAGATAGCCGCTGAACACCCGGTCGGCCAGCAGCGACCGCATGGTGCGCAGGGCGGCCCCCACTCCCCCGCTGTGCCGGCGCTCCGGCGGCAGCGTCTCGTGCAGGCACTTCCACACGACCAGCGTGAGCAGGATGCCGACGACGGTCAGCACCACGAACACCCCGCGCCAGTCCGTGATCCGCAGCACCTGGCCGCCGAGCACCGGCGCGATGACCGGCGCGACACCGGAGATCAGCATCAGGGTGGAGAAGAACCGCGCCATCTCGATGCCGTCGTACAGGTCACGCACCACCGCGCGGGCGATGACGATACCGGCGGATCCGGCGAGCCCCTGCAACAGCCTGAATCCGATGAGGAGTTCGGTGTTGGGGGCGAGGGCGCAGATCGCGGTGGCGAAGATGTAGACGACCATCCCGAGCAGCAGCGGCCTGCGCCGCCCCCACCGGTCGCTCATCGGCCCGATGACGATCTGGCCGAGCGCCATGCCCGCGAGGCACGCGGTGAGGGTGATCTGTACGGTCGCGGCGGGCGCGCCCAGCGAGCGGGTGACCGCGGGCAGCGCCGGGAGGTACATGTCCATGGAGAGCGGCGGCAGTGCCGTGAGCCCTCCGAGTACGAGGGTGACCAGCAGACCTACGCGGCGGGTTGCGGGCGTACTGGTGGCTTTCTGCTGCCGCTGGCGCGGTATCCGTCCTTGTCGTTCACGAGTGGTCTGGCCGCCGTCCGGCATCCGCGTCTCCATGTAGTTGAATCGGCTATCTATGCTCTCAGAGCGGCGGAGTGGTTCAGAACCAGTTAATGAGGCGTTGATGACAGCGGTACGAGCGGGACACGAACAAAAGGTGCGCTGGGGTGTCGTTGCCACCGGTGGTATCGCCGCGCGGTTCACCGAGGACGTCCAGGCGCTGCCGGACGCCGAGGTGGTGGCGGTGGCATCGCGCAGCGAGGCCCCGGCCAAGGAGTTCGCCGGCCGGTTCGGGATCCCCCGCGCGTACGGGGCGTGGGCGGACCTGTTCGCCGACGACGAGGTGGATGTCGTCTACGTCGCCACCCCGCACTCGGCGCACCGGGCGGCTGCGGGCGCCGCGCTGGCGGCGGGCAAACCGGTGCTCTGCGAGAAGGCGTTCACCATCAACGCCCGCGAGGCCGAGGAGCTGGTGGCCCTCGCGGGCGAGCACGGCCTGTTCCTGATGGAGGCCATGTGGATGTACTGCAACCCGGTGATCCGCCGGATGGTGCGGTTGGTACGGGACGGCGCGATCGGCGACATCCGCACGGTCCAGGCCGACTTCGGCCTACAGGGCCCGTTCGCTCCCGAACACCGCTTGCGCAACCCGGACTTGGGCGGGGGCGCGATCCTCGACCTCGGCGTCTACCCGGTGTCCTTCGCGCAACTGCTGCTCGGCGAACCGGACCGGGTGCAGGCGGATGCGCTGCTCTCCCCGGAGGGCGTGGACCTCAACACCGGGATGCTGCTGGGCTGGGACTCGGGCGCGACGGCGCTGCTGAGCTGCTCGGTGACGGGCGCTACGCCGACGACGGCGACGGTGACCGGCACGGAGGGGCGTATCGAGGTCGCTTCGGCGTTCTTCAACCCGGACCGGCTGGTGCTGCGCCGTGAGGGTGAGGAGCCGGTGGAGTACACGGCGGCCGGCGAGGCTTCGGAGCTGGCGGGGATGCAGCACGAGGCCGCCGAGGTGATGCGCTGCCTGCGGGCGGGCGAGACGGATTCGCCGCTGATCCCGCAGGCGGGGACGCTCGCGGTGATGCGGACGCTGGACCGGGTGCGGGAGCTGGTGGGCGTGCGGTTCCCGGTGGACGCGTAGTCGGGATCGTCCCGCATCCCGGGGGCGGGTGTGTCCCGGTCGGGGATGCCCCGCTCCCGTACGCTGCGTGGCCATGAACGCCAAGCAGAAGATCGCAGTGGTGACGGGAGCGGGCTCGGGCATCGGACGGGCCGTGGCGCCGGTGCTGAGCGGCGCGGGCTGGTCGGTGGTGCTGGCGGGACGGCACACCGAGACGCTGGAGGAGACGGCGGCGGCCGTTGGGACTGCCGTGGGGTCCGCCGCTCAGTCCGCCGCCGACGTGCTGACCGTACGCACGGACGTGTCGGTCCCGGAGGACGTGGACGCGCTGTTCGCGGTGGTGCGTGAGCGGTACGGGCGGCTGGACCTGCTGTTCAACAACGCGGGCACGTTCGGCCCGGCCGGCTACGCCCTGGACGAACTGCCCTTCTCGGCCTGGCAGAAGGTCGTGAACACGAACCTGACCGGCGCTTTCCTGTGCGCGCAGGGCGCGTTCCGGCTGATGAAGGCGCAGGACCCGCAGGGCGGCCGGATCATCAACAACGGTTCGATCTCGGCCCACACGCCCCGGCCGAACTCGGTGGCGTACACGGCGACCAAACACGGCATGACCGGGCTGACGAAGTCCCTTTCGCTGGACGGCCGCCCGTACCGGATCGCCTGCGGCCAGATCGACATCGGCAACGCCGCGACGGACATGACGGCACAGATGCAGCGCGGTGTGCCGCAGGCCAACGGCGAGCTGGCGGTGGAGCCGGTGATGGACGCGGCGGACGTCGCGCGGACGGTCCTGCACATGGCGGAGCTGCCGCTGGAGGCGAACATCCAGTTCGCGACGGTGCTGGCGACGACGATGCCGTACGTGGGGCGCGGCTGAGGGACGGGAATGGATCCTCGCCCGCGACAGTTGCGCGACACATGACGGAACATCCAGTAGCCGACGCGACTGACGGCCCCGAGATCCTTCGCTACACCGCCTTCTCCAGCACCCCGGAGGGCGGCAACCGGGCGGGCGTCGTCCTCGACGCCACCGGCCTTGACGACGGACGGATGCTGGCGATCGCCGCCGAGCTGGGCTACAGCGAGTCGGCGTTCCTGACGCCGCCCCCGGCAGGACTCGGCGAGCCCAGCAGGGCGTTCACCATCAGGTACTTCAGCCCGAAGGCCGAGGTGCCCTTCTGCGGTCACGCGACGGTCGCGACGGCCCTCGCCCTGGCGGAGCGGACAGGCCCCGGCGACCTGGTGTTCGCGACGCAGGCGGGCACCGTACCTGTGACGGTCACGGAGACCGACGGCGCGCTGCGGGCGACGCTCACCAGCGTGGAGCCGCATGTCGAGGCCGCGCCCGACGAGGACGTACGGGAAGCCCTGGCCGCGCTCAACTGGCCCGCCACGGACCTCGATCCGGACCTGCCGCCGCGTATCGCCTTCGCGGGAGCCCGCCACCTGGTGCTGGCGGCGGCGACCCGCGCACGGCTGGCGGACCTCTCGTACGACTTCGACCGGCTGGCGGCGCTGATGCACCGCCGGGACCTGACCACGGTCCAACTGGTCTGGCGCGCATCGGAGTCGGTGTTCCACGTCCGCGACCCCTTCCCGGTCGGGGGCGTGGTCGAGGACGCGGCGACGGGCGCGGCCGCTGCGGCGTTCGGCGCGTACGCCCGCGAACTGGGCGCCGTACCGGCCGACGCGGTCCTCACCCTGCACCAGGGCGAGGACATGGGCCGGCCGGGGGTACTGACGGTGGAGCTACGGGCGGGCGACGCGCGGGTACGGGTGAGCGGCGCGGGAACCGCGATCAAGGAGTAGCTGTCCTGAGCTGGCTCTCGACCCGGTCGATCCGGCGCAGGGCGCGCCGGTTCATCCACACCAGCCAGCCGAGGAACAGGACGCCGAAGGCCGCCATCACACCGCCGCGTACGTACTCGCCGACGGCGAACCAGAACGCGGACCCGCCGAAGACCATCACGGCAAGCAGCGGAAACGCCCACCCCCGCGCCCGCGTCAGCTTCTCCCGCCGCCGCCGCGCGAGCCGGGCCATGGCCTGCCGCTCGGCGGGGTCGTCGGGGATGTCCCCCTTCATGATGCGCCGGTCGAGCGCGGGCACGGCGGCCGAGTCGACCCCGACGGACCCGGCGTCGGCCCGGCGCCGCCGGACGATCCACCAGGACATCCACCCGGCGTAGACGACGCCACCGATCACGGCCCCGGGCCAGGCATCAAGCCCGGAGAACGCCAACCGCAACCCCACCCAGAGCACCAGCGCGACGCTGGCGAACACCCACCACCGATCCCGCCGGGGCTGCTTCCCCTGCGTATCCGTCTGCGCGCTCCCCTGCTCGACCCTCGCGTAGCCCACAACGCCACCCCCTGGTCCGTAACGCCCCTGCTGTGCGGTCGCGTTGCGAGTACCCGGGGATGGATGCCCGATGCGGCCGGCGCAGGAACGGGCTCGTGGTGCCGGGTGCCGGGTGCCGGGTGGCAGGCGGCACGCGGCACGCGGCAGTGGCGTGGGGCGACTCGGGTTGGCTCGGCGTCCAGCCCGGGGGGTGGTCGGTTGTGACTCATGCCCCGCTGATCACTCTGGGGCGGCGGGTGCGGGTCAGGGCGGCATGAGCCGGGAGCTGGGCGGGCCCGGAAGTTAGCCGAACCGAGGGCCGCCCCTGAGGTTTGAGTGTCGCGGTTACGGTCCGGGCGTCAAGGGCGCTCCTACGTCGCGTCGGCTGCGCCGATTGCGCTGCGCTTAACCCTTGACCCCCGGCCCTCCACCGCAAGGGAAGGCTGGGGGGGCGGCCGGGGAGCTCCACGGAGGCGCTGGGTTCGTGGTGGCGGGTGCTTGGCCGACTGGCAGGTGCCACGCACCAGTTGCATGGGGCGACTCGGGCCGTCTCGGCGTCCACCCCCACCGGGTAGCAGTTGCGACTCATGCCCCGCTGGTCACTGGGGGTGGGTGTACGGCGGGAGGGTGCCTCGCCTTGGGTTGTGGGCCGGGCATCGGGCCGGTGGATGGGGCGGGTGTGACTGGGGTGACGGGGGATGGTTGGTGGGACGGCCATCCGGCACCTTTTGCGTCCCGTGTTGCGTTAAGCGCGCCATAGAGCGCGGCGGGCGGAGGGGTCCTGGGAGGCGGGGTGGGTGTGACTGATGGGGCAGAACTGGACCCGTGGGATGGCGGTCCGGCCTCTTATGCGTGGGGAGTTGCATTCCGCGCGCTGCGGAGCGCACCCAGGAGGATGGGCCGGTGTCGGGGATCCCCCGGAGTGGAAGTGGGCTACGGCAGGGGGCCGTCGTGGGTTGAGGCGCCAGCCACCCACGCGAATCGGCTGTCAGACATCCCCACCAGCACACCCCTGCCCTACCAGTCACACCCGCCCCATCGCCTGGCTGTCCCGCCGTTCTGACACGCCCCGCAGCGCATCTAACGCAACCACCCACGCAAAAGGCACCCGCCGGCGGCCTCACCGGGCACTCGTGTCACATCCGCCCCACCGACGGGCCCGGGTACGGCCCCTGGACCCACCCGACCCCGCCGAGACCAGGACCGCCGGGCCGATGAACACCCGTCGCCCCACGCCCCGCACGAAACACCCCGCCCGGGGCCATCTCAGCGGCCTGACACACTCCGTAGTGCGCTTAACGCAACACGGGACGCAACAGGCGCCGGATGGCCGCCCCACCAACCATCCCCCGTCACCCCAGTCACACCCACCCCATCCACCGGCCCGATGCCCGGCCCACAACCCAAGGCGAGGCACCCTCCCGCCCCGGACCCACCTCCAGTGACCAGCGGGGCATGAGTCTCAGCCGCTACCCGGTGGGGGTGGACGCTGAGACGGCCCGAGTCCCCCCATGCAACTGGTGCGTGGCACCCGCCAGTCGGCCAAGCACCCGTCACCACGAGCCCAGCTCCTCCGTGGAGCCCCCCCCGGCCGCCCCCCCTCAAAGAAGTACTTGCGGTGGAGGGCCGGGGGTCAAGGGTGGAGCGAAGCGCAATCGGCGCAGCCGACGCGACGAAGGAGCGCCCTTGACGCCCGGACCGGAGCCGCGACACTCAACAGAAAGGGGCGGCCCTACGGGCGCCTAACTTCCCGGCCCGCACAGGACCCGGCTCAGCCGACCACCCGCCGGGGCGGACGCCGAGACAGCCCGAGTTCCCCACGCAACTGCCGCGCAACACCCGCAGTCGGGCAAGCACCCGCCACCACGAACCCAGCTCCCCTCCCCCGCACCCGCCACCCCGAACCGAACCGGCGCATATGCTCACCGCACTCCCGGGCATTAACTCAAGGCTCGGTCAGGCGTTCGCGTAGGCCTGCTGCCAGTGCGGCGACGGTGAGCAGGTCGACGAGGCCGCCGGCGTGTTCGACGAGACGGCGGTGTTTGACTCCGTTGATGCGAAAGCGCAGGTGGACCCGGGTCGTACCGGACGCTTCCGGTGTGAGGGTGATGGTCCAGCTGATGCTGAGCCGGCCACGGGTGGAGCGGTGCACGAGGGCGTGCGGGGCGTCGTGGATGACGATCTTGAAGGTGGCCTGCCGTCCGCCCCAGTCGTCGATGATGTCGCCGGGTCGGAGGTGTTGCAGGGCGGGTTCGATCTCGCGCAGTGCCCGTCGTCCCGGCGGGACGGCTCGTTCCAGCCAGGCGGGCATGTACCAACCGGCGCGGTTCTTGCCGAGCTGGTTGAACCACGGCCAGACCTCCTCGGGAGGCGCCGGCAGGGTGAAGGCACGGTCCATGACCGCGTCCGGGCGGAGAACGAGATCGTCTCCCGGCAGGGCGCGGGACGTCTCGTCGGGGCGGGGGGCGACCGTGGTGGTGAGCATCAGGAACTCCCTCCGACTCAGATCAAGGTTCCGACGTGACAGGAGACCACAAGCGCCCGACCGTATCGAATGATACCGTCGCGATCGTAATGGAATCCAGCGCGCCGCTGAACGGACCGGTCGTGCCGTGTTCGTCCGCCGCGCGGTTGACCTGTGAGGTGGTTCATGGCCAGCGAACTTTCCGGGATCGACGCCATCGGGCGAACCGCGTTCGCGGTTGCCTCTCTGCGTGCGGCCGAACACCGTCACCCCGAAGGCCTGTTCACCGATCCGTACGCCGAGCGCATCCTTCGCGCGGCCGGCATGCCGCTGGAACCGCAGGCCGACAGCCGAGGCTTCGCCGCGGTGATGGGGGCTCAGGTCGTCGTGCGCAGCCGGTACTTCGACGATCTGCTGCTCGGCGCGGCGGCAACGGGGTGCCGCCAGATCGTCCTCGTGGCCTCCGGCATGGACAGCCGGCCTTGGCGGCTGGCCTGGCCCGAGGGCACCGTGCTGTTCGAGGTCGAGCAGGAGCCGGTACTGAGGTTCAAGGACCACGTGATGGACGAGCATGACGCCCAACCCGCAGGCCTCAGGCACCCCGTGGCGACCGATCTGCGGGACGACTGGGCCTCGGCCCTGACAGAAGCCGGCTTCCACGCGGACCTCCCGACGGCCTGGCTCGTCGAGGGCCTCCTGTACGCCCTGGAGGAGACCAGCGCGGACCAGCTTCTGGCCGTGCTGAGCGAACTCAGCGCTCCAGGAAGCGTCCTGGCCTTCGACCACTTCGAGGTCGGGCCTTCGCTGCGCGCGGCCACGGACCGGATCAGCCCGGACCTCACCCGGCTGTGGAAGTCGGGGCCGACCGATCCGGCGGCCTGGCTCCACCGGCACGGGTGGGAGCCGTCCGTACACGAACTCGCCGACGTCGCCGACTCGTTCGGCCGCACGGTGCACCCGGCCTATACGCCGGGCCCGGCAGCCGAAGGCCACTCCTGGCTGGCCTCCGCCACCCGCACCACCGCGGCCCTCCCGGACTGAACGGCGGCGGCCAACGACCGGCGACCCGCGACCGCCACCGGCCGCCAGCCTCCCCAAACCCGAACCCCGCAACGCGCCGCACGCCGTCACGGCCCGCTCGCGGAGCAGACCGTTCACCCCGTCGGCGCCTTGCGCAGGGGCATGGCCCGGCGGGCGAAGGTGATGGTCACGGCCACGATGCAGGCGAAGATCGGCCCCGTGGCGATGTGGAGGACGCCGAGCACGACGGGCTCGTTGTCGCGGTAGTAGACGACCTGGAGGGCCGCGTTCACCACGTTGACGGCGACGCACACCCAGGTGGAGTTGCGGTAGACACGGCGCAGCCCTGGACGGTGGCGCCAGTCGGCGGGGCCGCCGCTGACCCGGTTGAGGATCACGCCGGTCAGCGGTCGGCCGATCAGGATGCTGGCCAGGCACACGGCCAGAACGACGAACGGGATCAGGGCGGGCAGCAGAAAGAAGCCGCGCGCCTGACCGGTGAGGGCGGCCACGGCGGCGCAGGCGCCGACGACGAGCAGGCCGATGACGGCCTGGCGGAGTTTCTCCTTGCGCAGCAGGCGCCAGGCGAAGGCGGCCGTCGCGGTGACGCCGGCCGCGACGAGTCCGGCATTGAGTGAGGCGGCCGCGTTGGCCACCAGAAAAGCGATCGTGGGAGCGGCGGCGACCGCAGCGCCGGAGAGCTTCGCGCGCCATCCGCCTCCTGCCGCGACTGCCCCTCCCGCCTCTCCCGTCTCTCCCGCCTCTCCCGCGTTCTGCGCGGGCTCGGGTCCTGGGTCCGTGGAGCTGGCCTGATGGGTACTGGTGGCATCCATGGATCGATAGTTACACATGAAACAGTCTCTCGCAACGTCGTTTCGAGTGATACCATCTCACCCATGACGAACGACGCTGCCATCGTTCCGCGTCCCCGAGCCACCGACGGACCCGGCGACCGCTCCACCTTCGCGCTGGGACTGATACTGCGCCGCGCCCACAACCGGGCGGTGGGAGCTGTGACGCGCGTGCTGCGCCCGCTGGGCCTCGAACCGCGTCATTTCGCCGTGCTCATCGCTCTGTGCGGCCAAGGGCCCATGAGTCAGAGCGCGTTGGTGCGGGTCACCGGCAGCGACCGGGCCACGATGGTGCGCGTCGTGGACGACTTGGAGCGCGCGGGGCTGGTGACGCGGGCCGCGCGGCCCGGGGACCGGCGCGTACGGATCGTGGCGCCGACCGAACAGGGGCAGCTCGTCTTCGATCAGGCGCACACCGATGCCGCACCCGTCGTCGGCGATCTGGTCGCGCATCTTCGGCCCGGCGAGGCGGAGCACCTTCTCGACCTGCTGGAGCGGTTCGTCTACCCGGACCACCCCTGACCCACCACCGCGTGCAGCCCCGACGACAACTTCTCCGAGACGACAGCCCATCTCGGACGACAACCCCTCTGACATGAGCAGGAGTTCGTGATGCGTGTTCTGATCGCCGGCGCCGGACTTGGCGGCCTGTGCCTGGCCCAAGGGTTGCGCCAGGGCGGTGTCGAAGCGGTGGTTCTGGAGCGCCGCGACCGCGCCGGGGGCCAGCCGGCCACGTACGGCATCCATCTCAACACCGACGGCATGCGCGCCTTGCGGGGCTGCCTCCCCGACAAGCCGTGGCAGCGGCTGCTGGAGTCCTCGGTCCTGGCGCCGGACGTGATCCGCTTCCACGACCAGGACCTGCGCGCCTTGGCGGTGCGTGACAACGAGGCGCACGGAGTGACCGACACGGACGTACGGCGCCGGGCGGTGGCCAGGGACGCGCTGCGCGAGGCTCTGCTGACGGGCCTTCCCGGCGAGGCGGTGTCATGGAACAAGCAGGTCACCGGCTACACCGAGACCCCTGACGGGGTACGCGTCGCATGCGGCGACGGCGAGATCCTCACCGGGGATCTCCTCGTGGCCGCGGACGGCGGCAACTCCCGGTTGCGCGGCCTGCGGTTGCCCGGACTGGACCGGCAGGACCTCGGCATCGTGAACGTCTCGGGGCGTGTGACGCTCACCGAGGCGCTGCTCGGCGAACTGCCCGTCGAGCTGACCGACGGATCGGTGAACAACGTGGTGCCCGCGGGCCCCGGCTGGATGTTCCTGTCCACCTGGGACAACGGCGCCGCCGGCCGTCACCTGGTGTGGGCGTGGGCCGAGAGCCGGGACACCTATCCCACCGAACCGACGGCGATGGACGGTACGGCCCTGCGTGCCCATGTCGTCGGGCGGACCGCCGGCTGGGCTCCGGCACTGCGCCACCTGGTCGCCCGCACCGAACCACCCACCATCGCCGCGATCCCGCTGCGTACGATGCCCGCTCTCGACGCGTGGGAGGCGAGCAGGGTCACACTGCTGGGGGACGCCATTCACAACATGACGCCCATGGCGGGTATCGGTGCCAACACCGCCCTGCGCGACGCCGACGTGCTGCGCGGCTCGCTGCTGGGCGACGGCCCGTTGACCGAGCGGGTGGGCCGCTACGAGAGCGCGATGCGCGCCTACGCCAACGAAGCGCTGGCCCTGTCCACTCGTAACGCCCGCGCCGCCGCCACCACGAAACGCCTGCCGCGCACGGCCTTTCGCACCGTGCTGCGGGTGGCGGAGGCCGTGCCCGCGGTCAAGCGGCGGATCTTCCCCGCACCTCCGCCGCGCCTCTGACCTCCCGCGCCGCATGCGCGGGCACGGGGGCGGCGCGGCGGCCCAGGAACAGGGTCGTAGCCCCGAGCAGCGTCCACAGCGCGAGCACCACGACGTGCCCGCCGGCGGCATGGCCGTCGAAGTAGGCCGTGCTGCGGAGCAGATTCGCCCCCGCGCCGGGAGGAAGGGCCTGGCCGATGTGGTGAACGGCTGTCGGCAGCAGCGATGGTGCGGAGGTCACGGCGGAGAAGGGGTTGCCGATGAACACCATGACCAGCGCCGTCACCCCTGCCCCGGCCGGGCCGATCACCCGGGCCAGGCCGGCGGCGGTCAGGCTCATCGACAAGACGGTCGCGGACAGGGCCGCCCAGGTGGCCACACCGTGGTGCGGGAGCGCGCCCAGCAGTCCCTGGGCGACGAGGTAGGTGCCTAGTCCGGCGACGGCGCTCGCCACGGCCACGGCCACCAGCGCCTTCCACCGGCTCCGACCGCCGCCCAGTACCGTGACGGTGGCCCCGATCAGAATGCTGCAGATGGTCAAGGGCAGGAGCGCGCTGCTGAAGACCACACCCCGGGGATCGTCCGCCGAGGTGGCGACGACGTCCTGGACCGCGACGGGCTCCGCGAGGCGTGCCGCCGTCTGCTTGCCGGCCAGATCGAGCGACTGGGCGACCGTGGCGCTCGCCGCGGTCGCTTCCAGCACGGTGACCCGCTGCGGAGTGACGTCGAACGCCCCGTAGATGTCACGGTCCTTGACGGCGCTGCGCGCCGCCCTCATGTCCGCGTACACGTGCAGGTCGAACGCGCCCGGCTGGGCGCTTGTCAGGTGTTCGACCATCCGCTGGCTCGCCTGACCGGTTCCCACGATTCCCACGGGGAGGTCCCGGGGCGCGATCCGGGCGGCCGGCCAGGCGTACGCGAGTACGGCGAGCGTGGCCACCACCGGAAGCACGACGACCGGCAGGAGCCAGCGGCGCAGCGTGCTGCGGGCCGACGCCGTGGTGCGGGTCGACGCGGGGAAGGGCATGACAACAACTCCTAAAGAAAACGGACATTCCCTTTAGATTGCGGGCTTGGGGTCTCTTGCGTCAAGACGAACGATCGTTTTTTATTGTCGCTAGGATGGCCCCATGCCCAAGGTGACGCAGCAGCACATGGACGCCCGCCGCGAAGAGATCATGGCCGCGGCCCGTCGGTGCTTCGTGAAGGACGGCTTCCACTCCACGTCCATGCAGGACATCTTCGCCGCCTCCGGACTGTCGGCCGGCGCGGTCTACCGGCACTTCGCCAAGAAGGAAGACATCATCCTGGCGATCGCGGAGGCGAACATGGCCGACGTCGTCGATGTCGTACGTTCCGCCGCCGCCCGGAACACGCGACGGCCGGTGGGCGAGGTGATCGGAGAGGCGATCGACACGCTCAGCTCCCGGTCGCGGCAGGAGCCGGGGTTTGCCGGGCTGGCCGTGCTGGTCTGGAGCGAGGCGCTACGGAACCGTCAACTCGGCGCAAAGTTCGCAGAGTTGGTGGAGCTGTTGCACCAGGACCTCACCGAGATCATCGACACCCACCAGGGCGGCGCGAGCCCGGCGACGGGAATCACGGCCGAGGCCGCGGCGCGGACGCTGGTGTGCGTCCTGTC is from Streptomyces sp. NBC_00370 and encodes:
- a CDS encoding ABC transporter permease — protein: MPFPASTRTTASARSTLRRWLLPVVVLPVVATLAVLAYAWPAARIAPRDLPVGIVGTGQASQRMVEHLTSAQPGAFDLHVYADMRAARSAVKDRDIYGAFDVTPQRVTVLEATAASATVAQSLDLAGKQTAARLAEPVAVQDVVATSADDPRGVVFSSALLPLTICSILIGATVTVLGGGRSRWKALVAVAVASAVAGLGTYLVAQGLLGALPHHGVATWAALSATVLSMSLTAAGLARVIGPAGAGVTALVMVFIGNPFSAVTSAPSLLPTAVHHIGQALPPGAGANLLRSTAYFDGHAAGGHVVVLALWTLLGATTLFLGRRAAPVPAHAAREVRGAAEVRGRSAA
- a CDS encoding PhzF family phenazine biosynthesis isomerase, with translation MTEHPVADATDGPEILRYTAFSSTPEGGNRAGVVLDATGLDDGRMLAIAAELGYSESAFLTPPPAGLGEPSRAFTIRYFSPKAEVPFCGHATVATALALAERTGPGDLVFATQAGTVPVTVTETDGALRATLTSVEPHVEAAPDEDVREALAALNWPATDLDPDLPPRIAFAGARHLVLAAATRARLADLSYDFDRLAALMHRRDLTTVQLVWRASESVFHVRDPFPVGGVVEDAATGAAAAAFGAYARELGAVPADAVLTLHQGEDMGRPGVLTVELRAGDARVRVSGAGTAIKE
- a CDS encoding Gfo/Idh/MocA family protein produces the protein MTAVRAGHEQKVRWGVVATGGIAARFTEDVQALPDAEVVAVASRSEAPAKEFAGRFGIPRAYGAWADLFADDEVDVVYVATPHSAHRAAAGAALAAGKPVLCEKAFTINAREAEELVALAGEHGLFLMEAMWMYCNPVIRRMVRLVRDGAIGDIRTVQADFGLQGPFAPEHRLRNPDLGGGAILDLGVYPVSFAQLLLGEPDRVQADALLSPEGVDLNTGMLLGWDSGATALLSCSVTGATPTTATVTGTEGRIEVASAFFNPDRLVLRREGEEPVEYTAAGEASELAGMQHEAAEVMRCLRAGETDSPLIPQAGTLAVMRTLDRVRELVGVRFPVDA
- a CDS encoding DUF3159 domain-containing protein — translated: MDATSTHQASSTDPGPEPAQNAGEAGETGEAGGAVAAGGGWRAKLSGAAVAAAPTIAFLVANAAASLNAGLVAAGVTATAAFAWRLLRKEKLRQAVIGLLVVGACAAVAALTGQARGFFLLPALIPFVVLAVCLASILIGRPLTGVILNRVSGGPADWRHRPGLRRVYRNSTWVCVAVNVVNAALQVVYYRDNEPVVLGVLHIATGPIFACIVAVTITFARRAMPLRKAPTG
- a CDS encoding TetR/AcrR family transcriptional regulator, which produces MPKVTQQHMDARREEIMAAARRCFVKDGFHSTSMQDIFAASGLSAGAVYRHFAKKEDIILAIAEANMADVVDVVRSAAARNTRRPVGEVIGEAIDTLSSRSRQEPGFAGLAVLVWSEALRNRQLGAKFAELVELLHQDLTEIIDTHQGGASPATGITAEAAARTLVCVLSGFLVQTALLDPGAVAGVSDTVRRLWPAPAAG
- a CDS encoding SDR family oxidoreductase — encoded protein: MNAKQKIAVVTGAGSGIGRAVAPVLSGAGWSVVLAGRHTETLEETAAAVGTAVGSAAQSAADVLTVRTDVSVPEDVDALFAVVRERYGRLDLLFNNAGTFGPAGYALDELPFSAWQKVVNTNLTGAFLCAQGAFRLMKAQDPQGGRIINNGSISAHTPRPNSVAYTATKHGMTGLTKSLSLDGRPYRIACGQIDIGNAATDMTAQMQRGVPQANGELAVEPVMDAADVARTVLHMAELPLEANIQFATVLATTMPYVGRG
- a CDS encoding multidrug effflux MFS transporter; this translates as MPDGGQTTRERQGRIPRQRQQKATSTPATRRVGLLVTLVLGGLTALPPLSMDMYLPALPAVTRSLGAPAATVQITLTACLAGMALGQIVIGPMSDRWGRRRPLLLGMVVYIFATAICALAPNTELLIGFRLLQGLAGSAGIVIARAVVRDLYDGIEMARFFSTLMLISGVAPVIAPVLGGQVLRITDWRGVFVVLTVVGILLTLVVWKCLHETLPPERRHSGGVGAALRTMRSLLADRVFSGYLLSGGLAFAALFAYVSASPFVVQEIYGASPQMFSLLFGVNSIGLMIVGQINGKILVGRVSMDKALTFGLGVVVVAAVSLLLMTTGVFGDVGLFPVAAALFVLMSAMGLAMPNTNTQALMRTPHAAGSASALIGTSSFLIGAVASPLVGIAGEHTAVPMAVVQVVCAVGSVACFFGLVRPWQRNRPPAGAVPAA
- a CDS encoding MarR family winged helix-turn-helix transcriptional regulator, encoding MTNDAAIVPRPRATDGPGDRSTFALGLILRRAHNRAVGAVTRVLRPLGLEPRHFAVLIALCGQGPMSQSALVRVTGSDRATMVRVVDDLERAGLVTRAARPGDRRVRIVAPTEQGQLVFDQAHTDAAPVVGDLVAHLRPGEAEHLLDLLERFVYPDHP
- a CDS encoding SRPBCC family protein, with amino-acid sequence MLTTTVAPRPDETSRALPGDDLVLRPDAVMDRAFTLPAPPEEVWPWFNQLGKNRAGWYMPAWLERAVPPGRRALREIEPALQHLRPGDIIDDWGGRQATFKIVIHDAPHALVHRSTRGRLSISWTITLTPEASGTTRVHLRFRINGVKHRRLVEHAGGLVDLLTVAALAAGLRERLTEP
- a CDS encoding FAD-dependent oxidoreductase, which translates into the protein MRVLIAGAGLGGLCLAQGLRQGGVEAVVLERRDRAGGQPATYGIHLNTDGMRALRGCLPDKPWQRLLESSVLAPDVIRFHDQDLRALAVRDNEAHGVTDTDVRRRAVARDALREALLTGLPGEAVSWNKQVTGYTETPDGVRVACGDGEILTGDLLVAADGGNSRLRGLRLPGLDRQDLGIVNVSGRVTLTEALLGELPVELTDGSVNNVVPAGPGWMFLSTWDNGAAGRHLVWAWAESRDTYPTEPTAMDGTALRAHVVGRTAGWAPALRHLVARTEPPTIAAIPLRTMPALDAWEASRVTLLGDAIHNMTPMAGIGANTALRDADVLRGSLLGDGPLTERVGRYESAMRAYANEALALSTRNARAAATTKRLPRTAFRTVLRVAEAVPAVKRRIFPAPPPRL
- a CDS encoding SAM-dependent methyltransferase, which encodes MASELSGIDAIGRTAFAVASLRAAEHRHPEGLFTDPYAERILRAAGMPLEPQADSRGFAAVMGAQVVVRSRYFDDLLLGAAATGCRQIVLVASGMDSRPWRLAWPEGTVLFEVEQEPVLRFKDHVMDEHDAQPAGLRHPVATDLRDDWASALTEAGFHADLPTAWLVEGLLYALEETSADQLLAVLSELSAPGSVLAFDHFEVGPSLRAATDRISPDLTRLWKSGPTDPAAWLHRHGWEPSVHELADVADSFGRTVHPAYTPGPAAEGHSWLASATRTTAALPD